Proteins from one Mycobacterium sp. SMC-2 genomic window:
- a CDS encoding nuclear transport factor 2 family protein — protein MTAQEFSRGELSAAFEKFEETVARAAETRDWDAWVEQYTPDVEYVEHAAGTMHGRDEVREWIRRTMTTYPGSHMVAFPSLWSVIDEPTGRIICELDNPMRDPGDGSVISATNISIVTYAGDGLWRRQEDIYNPLRFLSAGMKWCRKAQALGTLDEDAARWMQEHGGSR, from the coding sequence ATGACGGCGCAAGAGTTCTCCCGCGGCGAGCTGTCCGCCGCGTTCGAGAAGTTCGAGGAGACGGTGGCCCGGGCCGCCGAGACCCGCGACTGGGATGCCTGGGTCGAGCAGTACACGCCCGACGTCGAGTACGTCGAGCATGCGGCAGGAACCATGCACGGCCGCGACGAGGTCCGCGAGTGGATCAGGCGCACGATGACGACGTACCCCGGCAGCCACATGGTGGCCTTCCCCTCGCTGTGGTCGGTCATCGACGAGCCCACCGGGCGGATCATCTGCGAGCTCGACAATCCCATGCGCGACCCGGGCGACGGGAGTGTGATCAGCGCGACCAACATCTCGATCGTCACGTACGCGGGCGACGGATTGTGGCGCCGTCAGGAGGACATCTACAACCCGCTGCGTTTCCTGTCGGCCGGCATGAAGTGGTGCCGCAAGGCCCAGGCGCTGGGAACGCTCGACGAAGACGCAGCGCGGTGGATGCAAGAGCACGGAGGGTCTCGGTGA
- a CDS encoding NAD-dependent epimerase/dehydratase family protein produces MKPKLGPKLVIGANGFLGSHVTRLLVADGFQVRAMVRPNANTRSIDDLELTRFHGDVFDDATLRAAMDGVDDVYYCVVDTRAWLRDPAPLFRTNVEGLRNVLDVAVEQPDLRRFIFTSTYATVGRRRGHVATEEDVIRSRGLTPYVQSRVQAEDLVMRYVAEAGLPAIAMCVSTTYGSGDWGGTPHGAFIAGAVFGKLPFGMNGIRLEVVGVDDAARAMILAAERGRIGERYLVSERMIALNDVVRIAADEAGVPPPKRAISVPMLYALSALGSLKARLTGKDSELSLASVRMMRAEADVDSSKAKRELGWQPRPVEESIREAARFWAAMRTPRKASPAAQPE; encoded by the coding sequence ATCAAACCCAAACTCGGCCCCAAGCTGGTTATAGGCGCCAACGGCTTTCTGGGCTCGCATGTCACCCGCCTGCTGGTGGCCGACGGTTTCCAGGTGCGGGCCATGGTGCGCCCGAACGCCAACACCCGCTCGATCGACGACCTCGAGCTGACCCGATTCCACGGCGACGTCTTCGACGACGCCACATTGCGTGCGGCGATGGACGGGGTGGACGACGTCTATTACTGCGTCGTCGACACTCGCGCCTGGCTGCGCGACCCGGCGCCGCTGTTTCGCACCAATGTCGAAGGCCTGCGCAACGTTCTCGACGTCGCCGTCGAGCAACCCGACCTGCGCAGGTTCATCTTCACGAGCACCTACGCCACGGTGGGCCGGCGACGCGGGCACGTGGCGACCGAGGAAGACGTGATCCGTTCCCGCGGGCTGACTCCCTACGTCCAATCCCGTGTGCAGGCCGAAGATCTGGTGATGCGGTACGTGGCCGAGGCCGGCCTGCCCGCCATCGCGATGTGCGTGTCGACGACCTACGGCAGCGGCGACTGGGGCGGCACCCCGCACGGTGCCTTCATCGCCGGCGCGGTGTTCGGCAAGCTGCCCTTCGGAATGAACGGCATTCGGCTGGAAGTGGTCGGCGTCGACGACGCGGCGCGGGCCATGATCCTGGCCGCCGAGCGCGGGCGCATCGGTGAGCGATACCTGGTCTCCGAGCGGATGATCGCGCTGAACGACGTCGTCCGCATCGCGGCCGACGAGGCCGGAGTCCCGCCGCCCAAGCGCGCGATCTCGGTGCCGATGCTCTACGCCCTTTCCGCGCTGGGCAGCCTGAAGGCCCGGCTCACCGGCAAAGACTCCGAACTCAGCCTGGCGTCGGTGCGGATGATGCGCGCCGAAGCCGACGTGGACAGCAGCAAGGCGAAGCGGGAATTGGGCTGGCAGCCGCGCCCGGTCGAGGAATCGATTCGCGAGGCGGCCCGGTTCTGGGCCGCCATGCGCACCCCGCGAAAGGCCAGCCCGGCCGCGCAGCCCGAGTAG
- a CDS encoding class I SAM-dependent methyltransferase produces the protein MRVDLEGPPQTMLATLYAKALDADLPNPILGDRYAKEVVQRIEYDWTKTTITARKSPSVTTRAAHFDMWARQFLDAHPSAVVLHVGCGLDGRYFRLQPGPLVEWYDVDYPDVADLRTLLYPAAEHCHVVAASVTDPAWLAQVPDGRPALMIAEGLTMYLSERDGIALLRRVVDRFDRGELQFDAFNRIGIKSQWMNTVVRRSGSKLSWGIDGPGEILAAVPGTRLLSWVRWFESETFERLPRPYHVMGRVMSLVPAMANMAQYHRYAFGPP, from the coding sequence ATACGCGTCGATCTCGAGGGGCCGCCGCAGACGATGCTGGCGACGCTGTATGCCAAGGCGCTCGACGCTGACCTGCCAAACCCGATCCTGGGCGACCGTTATGCCAAGGAGGTCGTCCAGCGGATCGAGTACGACTGGACGAAGACCACCATCACCGCGCGCAAATCACCGTCGGTGACGACCCGCGCCGCGCACTTCGACATGTGGGCTCGCCAGTTCCTTGACGCGCATCCGAGCGCCGTCGTCCTGCATGTGGGGTGCGGACTGGACGGCCGGTACTTCAGGCTCCAGCCGGGCCCGCTGGTGGAGTGGTACGACGTCGACTACCCCGACGTCGCCGACCTGCGCACCCTGCTCTACCCCGCTGCCGAGCACTGCCACGTCGTCGCCGCGTCGGTGACCGATCCGGCCTGGCTGGCGCAGGTACCCGACGGCCGGCCCGCGCTGATGATCGCCGAGGGCCTGACCATGTATCTGAGCGAACGGGACGGCATTGCGCTGCTGCGACGGGTGGTTGATCGCTTCGACCGCGGCGAGTTGCAGTTCGACGCGTTCAACCGCATCGGCATCAAGTCTCAGTGGATGAACACGGTGGTGCGCCGGTCCGGATCGAAGTTGAGCTGGGGCATCGACGGGCCGGGCGAGATCCTCGCGGCGGTGCCCGGCACTCGGTTGCTTTCCTGGGTGAGGTGGTTTGAATCGGAGACCTTTGAGCGACTTCCGCGCCCCTACCACGTGATGGGCAGGGTTATGTCGCTGGTTCCGGCCATGGCCAACATGGCCCAATATCACCGCTACGCATTCGGACCGCCCTGA
- a CDS encoding DUF427 domain-containing protein, translated as MSHPEIKEPNAGHPITIEPTKGRVQVRVNGELVADTTAALELREATLPAVQYIPLSDVTQDRLTRTDTSSYCPVKGEASYYSVTSSAGDTVDDVIWTYEQPYPAVAAIAGHVAFYPNKAEISVSAS; from the coding sequence ATGAGCCACCCCGAAATCAAAGAGCCCAACGCTGGCCACCCGATCACCATCGAGCCGACGAAGGGGCGGGTACAGGTGCGCGTCAACGGCGAGCTGGTCGCCGACACGACGGCCGCCCTCGAATTGCGCGAAGCCACTTTGCCTGCGGTGCAATACATTCCGCTGAGCGACGTGACGCAAGACCGGCTGACCCGCACGGACACCAGCTCGTACTGCCCGGTCAAGGGTGAGGCGAGCTACTACAGCGTGACGAGCTCGGCCGGTGACACCGTCGACGACGTCATCTGGACCTACGAACAGCCTTATCCGGCGGTCGCGGCGATCGCCGGGCATGTCGCGTTCTACCCGAACAAGGCCGAAATCAGCGTCTCGGCGTCCTAG
- a CDS encoding nuclear transport factor 2 family protein: MTTPFDDPQGELAWMFLQSTSEGGDLDEGFALLSDDFTYWSLVTRTSCDKETFRRAVERRKQDLELTIDLVRCVNEGETVVVEAQATGTTTSGVQYDSPFVCIFDTRDGLIVSMRLYSDTRAHEAALPGWIC; encoded by the coding sequence GTGACGACGCCGTTCGATGACCCACAGGGCGAACTGGCTTGGATGTTCCTACAGAGTACGAGCGAGGGCGGCGACCTCGACGAGGGCTTCGCGCTGCTCAGCGACGACTTCACCTACTGGTCACTGGTCACCCGCACCTCCTGCGACAAGGAGACCTTTCGCCGAGCGGTCGAGCGGCGCAAGCAAGACCTCGAGCTGACCATCGACCTGGTGCGCTGTGTCAACGAGGGAGAGACCGTGGTGGTCGAGGCGCAGGCCACCGGCACCACCACGAGCGGCGTCCAATACGACAGCCCGTTCGTCTGCATCTTCGACACCCGCGACGGGCTGATCGTCTCGATGCGCCTGTACAGCGACACCCGGGCCCACGAGGCCGCGCTCCCCGGGTGGATCTGCTAG
- a CDS encoding DNA-3-methyladenine glycosylase, giving the protein MERARTVTFPGAVSFGHTLAPLRRGFGDPCFQVSGDGTIWRTSLLPSGPVAARISRAAANAAHCVAWGSGAPEFVERLPALLGLEDDASGFAPRDPTVAAAHRRVPHLRLGRTGLVLEALIPAIIEQRVPGADAFRSWRLLVSKYGSPAPGPAPAGMRVPPSAEAWRHIPSWEFHRANVDPGRARTVVACARRAASLERLTSRPAAQAREALMSLPGVGEWTAAETAQRAFGDADALSVGDYHVPKMIGWTLTGRPVDDAGMVELLEPMRPHRHRVVRLLEASGLAYEPRRGARLPVQHISEL; this is encoded by the coding sequence GTGGAGCGCGCGCGCACTGTCACCTTCCCCGGGGCGGTCAGCTTCGGGCACACGTTGGCGCCGCTTCGCCGGGGGTTCGGCGATCCCTGTTTCCAGGTGTCCGGTGACGGCACCATTTGGCGGACCAGCCTGCTGCCCAGCGGGCCGGTCGCCGCCAGGATCAGCCGCGCCGCGGCCAACGCCGCCCACTGCGTGGCGTGGGGTAGCGGGGCGCCGGAGTTCGTCGAGAGGCTGCCCGCGCTGCTCGGCCTCGAGGACGACGCCTCGGGTTTCGCGCCCCGCGACCCGACCGTTGCCGCCGCGCACCGTCGGGTCCCGCACTTGCGGCTGGGCCGCACCGGGCTGGTGCTGGAGGCCCTGATTCCGGCGATCATCGAGCAGCGGGTGCCCGGCGCCGACGCGTTTCGCTCGTGGCGACTGCTGGTGTCGAAGTACGGCTCACCGGCCCCGGGACCGGCGCCGGCCGGGATGCGCGTGCCACCCTCGGCCGAGGCGTGGCGACACATCCCGTCGTGGGAATTCCACCGCGCCAATGTCGACCCGGGGCGGGCGCGGACCGTGGTCGCGTGCGCGCGACGGGCCGCCTCGCTGGAACGACTGACCTCCCGGCCTGCCGCGCAGGCCCGCGAGGCGCTGATGTCGCTGCCGGGGGTGGGGGAATGGACCGCCGCCGAGACGGCGCAACGGGCGTTCGGTGACGCCGACGCGCTGTCGGTGGGTGATTATCACGTCCCGAAGATGATCGGCTGGACGCTGACGGGCCGCCCGGTCGACGACGCGGGCATGGTCGAGCTGCTCGAGCCGATGCGACCACACCGCCACCGAGTGGTCCGCTTGCTCGAGGCGAGCGGACTGGCATACGAACCCCGACGGGGCGCCCGGCTACCGGTGCAGCACATCAGCGAGCTCTAA
- a CDS encoding Dps family protein: MTQFTIPGLTDKQGARLTELLQKQLSTYNDLHLTLKHVHWNVVGPNFIGVHEMIDPQVEAVRGFADDVAERIAALGGSPQGTPGAIIKDRTWDDYSVGRDCVQAHLAALDLVYTGIIEDIRRYIEETEELDPVTQDLLIDQAASLEKFQWFVRAHLENAGGKLTHEGSTTEKDAASSARSS; encoded by the coding sequence ATGACACAGTTCACCATCCCGGGGCTCACCGACAAACAGGGAGCGCGGCTGACCGAACTGCTGCAAAAACAACTGAGCACCTACAACGATCTTCACCTGACCCTCAAGCATGTCCACTGGAATGTTGTGGGGCCCAACTTCATTGGCGTGCACGAGATGATCGACCCGCAGGTGGAAGCGGTCCGTGGTTTCGCCGATGACGTTGCCGAGCGCATCGCGGCCCTCGGCGGGTCACCGCAGGGCACGCCGGGCGCGATCATCAAAGACCGTACCTGGGACGACTATTCGGTCGGCCGCGATTGCGTGCAGGCGCACCTGGCCGCGCTCGACCTCGTCTACACCGGGATCATCGAGGACATCCGCAGGTACATCGAAGAGACCGAGGAGCTCGACCCGGTTACCCAGGACCTGTTGATCGATCAGGCCGCAAGCCTGGAGAAGTTCCAGTGGTTCGTCCGCGCCCACCTGGAGAACGCGGGCGGGAAGTTGACCCACGAGGGGTCGACCACCGAGAAGGACGCGGCGAGCAGCGCACGCAGTTCCTAG
- a CDS encoding chloride channel protein: MASAPGAGGRFGASIRKSGYLQKWLLLGVTIGVVAGLGAVVFYLALKYTGDFLLGYLGGYQIPRPVSEGGGHGDPGFRRAWAIPLVTTGGALLSALIVAKLAPEATGHGTDQAIEAVHDDPRAIRFRAVLVKMVASALTIGSGGSAGREGPTAQISAGFCSLLARRLHLSDEDGRIAVALGIGAGIGAIFAAPLGGAVLAASIAYRDDFDYRCLLPGFITSGTAYAVLGAFLGFDPMFGYIDAEYRFERAWPLLWFVVIGLAAFAIGYLYARTFHAAVRLTRRLPGGPVLKPAIGGLLVGLLGLLIPQILSSGYGWAQLAADRGSLLGIPLWVAVLLPIAKIVATSLSIGTGGSGGLFGPGIVIGAFVGAAVWRLGELSNLPGVPHDPGIFVVVGMMTCFGCVARAPLAIMIMVAEMTGSFSVVPGAILSVGIAALLMSRTNVTIYESQRLTRETAAAERQHRARDGR, from the coding sequence GTGGCCTCGGCCCCCGGCGCCGGTGGGAGATTCGGGGCGTCGATCAGAAAGTCCGGCTACCTACAGAAGTGGTTGCTGCTGGGCGTCACGATCGGCGTCGTCGCCGGCCTGGGAGCGGTCGTCTTCTATCTGGCGCTGAAGTACACCGGCGACTTTCTGCTCGGCTACCTGGGTGGCTACCAGATTCCGAGGCCCGTGAGCGAGGGCGGCGGCCACGGAGATCCCGGTTTTCGCCGCGCGTGGGCGATCCCGCTGGTGACGACGGGGGGAGCGTTGCTGTCCGCCTTGATCGTCGCGAAGCTCGCCCCGGAGGCCACCGGCCATGGCACCGATCAAGCCATCGAGGCCGTGCACGACGATCCGCGCGCCATCCGCTTCCGGGCCGTGCTGGTGAAGATGGTGGCCAGCGCGCTGACCATCGGGTCCGGCGGTTCGGCGGGCCGGGAGGGCCCGACGGCGCAGATTTCGGCCGGATTCTGCTCGCTGCTGGCGCGACGGCTCCACCTGTCCGACGAGGACGGCCGGATCGCGGTGGCGCTGGGCATCGGCGCCGGCATCGGGGCGATCTTCGCCGCGCCGCTCGGCGGGGCGGTCCTGGCCGCGTCGATCGCCTACCGCGACGATTTCGACTACCGCTGCCTGTTGCCCGGATTCATCACCTCCGGCACGGCCTACGCGGTCCTCGGCGCTTTCCTGGGCTTCGATCCAATGTTCGGTTACATCGACGCCGAGTACCGCTTCGAGAGGGCATGGCCGCTGCTGTGGTTCGTGGTCATCGGCCTGGCAGCTTTCGCGATCGGCTACCTGTACGCCCGGACCTTCCACGCCGCGGTGCGGCTCACCCGCCGGCTGCCGGGCGGCCCGGTGCTCAAGCCCGCGATCGGCGGGCTCCTCGTTGGCCTACTCGGTCTGCTGATTCCCCAGATCCTCAGCAGCGGCTACGGCTGGGCGCAACTGGCCGCCGACCGCGGGTCGCTGCTGGGCATCCCGTTGTGGGTCGCCGTCCTGCTGCCCATCGCCAAGATCGTCGCCACGTCGCTGTCGATCGGCACCGGCGGCTCCGGCGGACTTTTCGGGCCCGGGATCGTGATCGGGGCCTTCGTCGGGGCAGCGGTCTGGCGGCTGGGCGAGCTGTCCAACCTGCCGGGCGTGCCGCACGATCCCGGGATCTTCGTCGTGGTCGGCATGATGACCTGCTTCGGCTGCGTCGCGCGGGCGCCGCTCGCCATCATGATCATGGTCGCCGAGATGACCGGTTCGTTCTCGGTCGTGCCGGGCGCCATCCTCTCCGTCGGCATCGCGGCATTGCTGATGTCGCGCACCAACGTCACGATCTACGAGTCACAGCGCCTGACCCGGGAGACCGCCGCGGCCGAACGCCAACATCGGGCCCGGGACGGCCGCTAG
- a CDS encoding pirin family protein: MPAITANTLTLPRVGAAAPTDTERLVRSITTGPRGYEGEGFPVVRAFARVSAAALDPFVHMDQMGEVEYQPGEPRGTDWHPHRGFETVTYMIDGKFAHQDSHGGGGLITDGATQWMTAGSGILHIETPPTELVDSGGLFHGIQLWVNLPKRDKFAPPRYQAIEGGDAKLIASDDGGALVRIIAGEVDGHRGPGVTHTPITLAHATIENGARLNLPWPRDFNALVYVLSGSGYVGPVAHPMRGGQLAVLGPGDRITVGANRAQESSRVTATDVLLLGGQPIREPVFHYGPFVMNSRAELVGAVQDYQAGKFGSIPPNALMPHRGGGTL, from the coding sequence ATGCCCGCCATCACCGCGAACACGCTGACATTGCCGCGCGTCGGGGCCGCCGCCCCCACCGACACCGAGCGTCTGGTCCGGTCGATCACCACCGGGCCGCGCGGCTACGAGGGAGAGGGTTTTCCCGTCGTCCGCGCCTTCGCCCGGGTCAGCGCTGCGGCCCTGGACCCGTTCGTGCACATGGACCAGATGGGTGAGGTCGAATACCAGCCGGGCGAGCCGAGGGGCACCGACTGGCACCCGCACCGCGGGTTCGAGACGGTCACCTACATGATCGACGGCAAGTTCGCCCACCAGGACTCCCACGGGGGCGGCGGGTTGATCACCGACGGCGCGACGCAGTGGATGACCGCTGGTTCGGGCATCCTGCACATCGAGACGCCACCCACGGAACTGGTCGACAGCGGCGGCCTCTTTCATGGCATCCAGCTGTGGGTGAACCTGCCGAAGCGGGACAAGTTCGCGCCGCCCCGGTACCAGGCCATCGAAGGTGGCGACGCGAAGTTGATCGCCTCCGACGACGGCGGGGCGCTGGTCCGCATCATCGCGGGCGAGGTCGACGGTCACCGCGGGCCCGGCGTCACCCACACGCCGATCACCCTCGCGCACGCCACCATCGAGAACGGCGCGCGGCTCAACCTTCCGTGGCCCCGCGATTTCAACGCGCTCGTCTACGTGTTGTCCGGCAGCGGATACGTCGGTCCGGTCGCTCATCCGATGCGCGGGGGGCAACTGGCGGTGCTCGGCCCCGGAGACCGGATCACCGTGGGGGCAAACAGGGCGCAGGAATCGTCGCGCGTGACCGCGACGGACGTGCTGCTGCTGGGCGGCCAACCCATCCGCGAGCCGGTATTCCACTACGGGCCTTTCGTGATGAACTCACGTGCGGAATTGGTCGGGGCGGTACAGGACTACCAGGCCGGGAAGTTCGGCAGCATTCCGCCAAACGCGCTAATGCCTCACCGTGGCGGTGGCACACTTTAA
- a CDS encoding TetR/AcrR family transcriptional regulator translates to MSSRVSRRPGRPPAAKADETRQRIMQAARLVFSERGYDGATFQAIAARADLTRPAINHYFSSKRVLYREVLDQTNEAIIGTGIEKAERETTLVARLTAFISAAVRANSENPSGSALIISGVLESQRHPEWNKTENDSVRIVREFLGRVVRDAIERGEVVADIDASALVESLVVIMCGVGLYAGWVENYQQMLAVTGMLRKLMEGGLWPPEA, encoded by the coding sequence ATGTCTTCACGGGTTAGTCGCAGGCCAGGGCGCCCCCCTGCCGCCAAGGCCGACGAGACCCGTCAACGGATCATGCAGGCCGCTCGCCTGGTGTTCAGCGAGCGCGGGTACGACGGGGCGACGTTCCAGGCCATAGCGGCCCGCGCCGATCTGACCCGGCCGGCGATCAACCATTACTTCTCCAGCAAACGGGTCCTGTATCGGGAGGTGTTGGACCAAACGAACGAAGCCATCATCGGGACCGGGATCGAAAAGGCCGAGCGGGAGACCACACTGGTGGCGCGGCTGACCGCATTCATCTCCGCGGCGGTGCGCGCGAATTCCGAGAATCCGTCCGGGTCGGCGCTGATAATTTCCGGGGTACTCGAGTCGCAGCGGCACCCGGAATGGAACAAGACCGAAAATGACTCCGTGCGGATCGTCCGGGAATTTCTGGGTCGCGTCGTCCGGGACGCGATCGAGCGCGGCGAGGTCGTCGCCGACATCGACGCGTCGGCATTGGTCGAGTCGCTGGTCGTGATCATGTGCGGCGTCGGCCTGTACGCGGGCTGGGTGGAGAACTACCAGCAGATGCTGGCGGTGACCGGAATGCTGCGGAAGTTGATGGAAGGGGGGCTGTGGCCACCGGAGGCCTAG
- a CDS encoding class I SAM-dependent methyltransferase has product MTDLDESLPPSLRSAGDSWAITELVGATALGVAASRAAETAGNEPLIRDEFARILVSSAGPAWARLTDPELTWLDGDEHGRRAHRIGIDYQAVRTHFFDEYFDNAVQAGIRQVVILAAGLDSRAYRLNWPDGTAVYEIDQPKVLEYKTGILQQHGAAPTASRRPVPVDLRDDWPAALASAGFDRTRPTAWLAEGLLPYLPSDAQDRLFEMVTALSAPGSQVAIEAFGMNSRSNSQRWLRMRERLGLDVNVQALTYHEPDRSDAAQWLTDHGWRVQTVDNREEMARLGRPVPEDLAEDAVRSVLLRARLGEQTA; this is encoded by the coding sequence ATGACTGATCTGGACGAGTCGTTACCGCCTTCTTTGAGATCTGCCGGCGACAGCTGGGCCATCACCGAACTCGTCGGTGCCACCGCGTTGGGCGTCGCGGCGTCCCGCGCGGCGGAAACCGCCGGGAACGAGCCGCTGATCCGCGACGAGTTCGCGCGCATCCTGGTCTCGTCGGCCGGCCCCGCGTGGGCGCGGCTCACCGATCCCGAATTGACCTGGCTCGACGGCGACGAGCATGGACGCCGCGCGCATCGCATCGGCATCGACTACCAGGCCGTGCGCACGCACTTCTTCGACGAGTACTTCGACAACGCCGTGCAGGCCGGAATTCGGCAGGTGGTCATCCTGGCCGCCGGGCTGGACTCCAGGGCCTACCGCCTGAACTGGCCGGACGGCACCGCGGTCTACGAGATCGACCAGCCCAAGGTGCTGGAGTACAAGACCGGCATCCTGCAGCAGCATGGCGCCGCCCCCACCGCGAGCCGCCGCCCGGTCCCGGTCGACCTGCGCGACGACTGGCCCGCGGCGTTGGCCTCGGCCGGATTCGACCGCACCCGGCCGACCGCCTGGCTGGCCGAGGGCCTGCTTCCGTACCTGCCCAGCGACGCCCAAGACCGTCTCTTCGAGATGGTCACCGCCCTCAGCGCTCCGGGAAGCCAGGTTGCCATCGAGGCGTTCGGCATGAACTCGCGGAGCAATTCGCAGCGCTGGCTGCGGATGCGGGAGCGGCTGGGCCTGGACGTCAATGTCCAGGCGCTGACCTATCACGAGCCGGACCGTTCGGACGCGGCCCAATGGCTGACCGATCACGGCTGGCGGGTGCAGACCGTGGACAACCGCGAAGAAATGGCCCGGCTGGGCCGCCCGGTACCCGAAGACCTGGCCGAAGACGCGGTGCGCAGCGTGTTGCTGCGCGCGCGTCTCGGCGAGCAGACCGCCTGA
- a CDS encoding class I SAM-dependent methyltransferase, whose translation MRTHDDTWDIKTSVGSTAVMVAAARAAETERPDALIRDPYAKLLVTNAGAGVLWEHMLDPDVAARIQAIDAESAAQLEHMRGYQAVRTHFFDTYFKDAVAAGIRQVVILASGLDSRAYRLDWPAGTVVYEIDQPQVLEYKSATLAESGVTPSADRRAVAIDLRQDWPAALREAGFDPTSRTAWLAEGLLMYLPAEAQDRLFTQIGELSPAGSRVSAETASAHAEERRQQMRERFRKVADELGMEEHIDVGELMYRDEHRANVTDWLNNHGWRARAQGSTDEMRRLGRWNENVVQADDKDAFSDFVIAERL comes from the coding sequence CTGCGCACCCACGACGACACCTGGGACATCAAGACCAGTGTCGGCAGTACCGCGGTGATGGTCGCCGCCGCCCGGGCCGCCGAAACCGAACGGCCCGACGCCCTCATCCGGGACCCGTACGCCAAGCTGCTGGTCACCAACGCCGGTGCCGGCGTCTTGTGGGAGCACATGCTCGACCCCGACGTCGCGGCCAGGATCCAGGCCATCGACGCCGAATCCGCGGCGCAGCTCGAGCACATGCGCGGCTATCAGGCGGTGCGCACGCACTTCTTCGACACCTACTTCAAAGACGCCGTCGCCGCCGGAATCCGGCAGGTGGTGATCCTGGCGTCGGGCCTGGATTCGCGCGCGTACCGCCTCGACTGGCCGGCCGGCACCGTGGTGTACGAGATCGACCAGCCGCAGGTGCTGGAGTACAAGTCCGCGACGTTGGCGGAAAGCGGCGTCACGCCGTCGGCCGACCGCCGCGCGGTCGCCATCGACCTGCGGCAGGACTGGCCGGCCGCGTTGCGCGAGGCGGGCTTCGACCCGACGTCGCGGACCGCGTGGCTGGCCGAGGGCCTGCTGATGTACCTGCCGGCCGAGGCGCAGGACCGGTTGTTCACCCAGATCGGCGAGCTGAGCCCGGCCGGAAGCCGGGTGTCCGCGGAAACCGCCTCCGCGCACGCCGAAGAGCGCCGGCAGCAGATGCGCGAGCGATTCAGGAAGGTCGCCGACGAACTCGGCATGGAAGAGCACATCGACGTCGGGGAGCTGATGTACCGCGACGAACACCGCGCGAACGTCACGGACTGGCTCAACAACCACGGGTGGCGCGCTCGAGCGCAGGGTTCGACGGACGAGATGCGCCGGCTGGGTCGTTGGAACGAGAACGTCGTGCAGGCCGACGACAAGGACGCCTTCTCCGACTTCGTCATCGCCGAGCGGCTGTAA